A genome region from Hydrogenoanaerobacterium saccharovorans includes the following:
- a CDS encoding DUF262 domain-containing protein, which yields MSFQTPLTINEVITDIHAKKYLLPSIQREFVWSQEQIKTLFDSLMRDYPINAFLFWKIPKHKASEFKFYEFLRDYHQKDNTHNPKANISGTDDVMAVLDGQQRLTSLYIALKGTYASKLSYKRWDNPQAYPKKRLYLNLLSKPESGDCEFDFDFLTDTESNEKDDTHHWFPVGNILDLKEQDEVNDYLLESGILLNTDKEKGKFANRALFKLHKVIHVNPIISYYLEQSTELDKVLNIFIRVNSGGTTLSYSDLLLSFATAQWENRDAREEINDFVDEINEIGHGFNINKDIVLKACLVLCDIEDISFKVDNFNRTNMLKIESQWDNITKAIRDALTLISSFGFSRENITSNNLVIPIAYYLKTIGLPNNFDVSTSKIEDRQKIKRWFVSSLLKRVFSFAPDGVLKPVRDIIKQYSSSGFPLDKIVERFKGTNRALQFSEDDINNLLYSKYGQGDTLVILSILYPWADFRHNFHIDHMFPKSEFAPKKLAATGVPEDKITEFIENCNYIGNLQLSKTFFYHYRLTFGYIENTNVI from the coding sequence ATGTCATTTCAAACACCGCTTACAATAAACGAAGTTATAACCGATATACATGCAAAAAAATATCTGCTCCCATCCATACAAAGAGAATTCGTGTGGAGTCAGGAACAGATTAAAACACTTTTTGACAGTTTAATGCGTGACTATCCTATAAATGCATTTCTTTTCTGGAAAATCCCGAAACATAAAGCATCGGAATTTAAATTTTATGAATTTTTGCGAGATTATCATCAAAAGGATAATACGCATAATCCAAAGGCTAATATCAGTGGTACTGACGATGTAATGGCTGTTCTGGACGGTCAGCAACGTTTGACTTCATTGTATATTGCTCTAAAAGGAACGTATGCAAGTAAATTATCTTATAAACGCTGGGACAATCCTCAGGCCTATCCGAAAAAAAGATTATATCTAAATCTGCTTTCAAAACCAGAAAGTGGAGATTGCGAATTTGATTTTGACTTTTTAACTGATACTGAATCCAACGAGAAAGACGACACACATCATTGGTTCCCTGTTGGAAATATTCTGGATTTAAAAGAACAAGATGAAGTAAATGACTATTTACTTGAGTCGGGTATTTTGTTAAATACTGATAAGGAAAAAGGGAAATTTGCAAATCGTGCACTGTTTAAATTACATAAAGTCATCCATGTAAATCCCATTATCAGCTATTACTTGGAGCAAAGTACCGAGCTTGACAAGGTATTGAACATATTTATTCGCGTTAACAGTGGAGGAACAACGCTTAGCTACTCAGATTTGTTGCTGTCGTTTGCAACAGCACAATGGGAAAATAGGGATGCTCGTGAAGAAATAAATGATTTTGTCGATGAGATAAACGAAATTGGGCATGGTTTCAACATAAATAAAGACATTGTTTTGAAAGCATGCTTGGTGTTATGTGACATTGAAGATATTAGTTTCAAAGTTGATAACTTCAATCGTACTAATATGCTGAAAATAGAAAGCCAGTGGGATAATATCACCAAAGCTATTCGTGATGCGCTTACTTTAATCAGCAGTTTTGGATTCAGTCGTGAAAACATTACGTCCAACAATCTTGTCATACCGATAGCGTATTATTTGAAAACCATTGGGCTTCCTAATAATTTTGATGTTTCTACATCTAAAATTGAGGACAGGCAAAAAATTAAACGATGGTTTGTATCTTCTCTGCTAAAGCGTGTATTTAGTTTTGCACCAGACGGAGTACTTAAGCCGGTTCGAGATATTATAAAACAGTACAGCTCCAGCGGATTTCCACTGGATAAAATTGTTGAACGTTTCAAGGGGACAAACAGGGCTTTGCAATTTAGCGAAGATGATATAAATAATTTGCTTTATTCAAAATATGGTCAAGGTGATACGTTGGTAATTTTATCAATTTTGTACCCTTGGGCAGATTTTAGACATAATTTTCATATTGATCATATGTTCCCCAAAAGCGAATTTGCCCCTAAAAAGTTGGCAGCCACAGGAGTGCCTGAAGACAAAATTACCGAATTTATAGAAAACTGCAATTATATAGGTAACCTCCAACTAAGTAAAACATTTTTTTATCATTATCGTCTAACTTTCGGTTACATAGAAAACACAAATGTCATCTAA
- a CDS encoding potassium channel family protein: MDAIIIGGGKIGYNLLKTVKERNHNVVLIEKENNTCFKLAETLDANIICGDGTDPEVLLDAGINNAEIVAAVTGTDEENMVICQIAKVSFNIKKTIARVNNPKNISMFKALGVDRIVCSTALIADMIKYELDNEEYKVIQTFERGSMILVEVVISQNHPWCNCKIKDLALQECVIVSIINNEKATYPKGDTLICENDAVLFITDHLNLQSLMEKSSNGGMRYAKKRG, translated from the coding sequence ATGGATGCCATTATTATAGGAGGAGGAAAAATCGGATATAACCTGCTTAAAACCGTAAAAGAGCGAAACCACAATGTTGTACTTATTGAAAAAGAGAATAATACATGTTTTAAACTTGCCGAAACGCTGGATGCAAATATTATTTGCGGAGACGGAACCGACCCTGAGGTACTGCTCGACGCAGGAATAAACAATGCTGAAATTGTGGCTGCGGTAACGGGAACAGATGAAGAAAATATGGTTATTTGCCAAATTGCAAAGGTTAGTTTTAATATTAAAAAGACGATTGCAAGGGTGAATAACCCCAAAAATATTTCAATGTTTAAAGCGCTTGGTGTAGATAGAATCGTTTGCAGTACAGCCTTAATTGCCGATATGATAAAATATGAGCTTGACAATGAAGAATATAAAGTAATACAAACTTTTGAGCGTGGCTCCATGATTCTTGTTGAAGTGGTTATTAGTCAAAATCATCCGTGGTGTAATTGCAAAATAAAAGATTTAGCATTGCAAGAGTGTGTGATAGTTTCTATTATCAATAATGAAAAAGCAACTTATCCCAAAGGCGATACACTTATATGTGAAAATGACGCAGTATTGTTTATTACAGACCATTTAAATTTGCAGAGTCTCATGGAAAAATCAAGTAATGGGGGAATGCGTTATGCGAAAAAGAGGGGATAG
- a CDS encoding RHS repeat domain-containing protein, translated as MVKENGAATASYTYDANGNRKTLTNANGTAADYTYNDANLVTGLTNKKGTAILSSYSYSYNLDGNQRTKTDHTGKTTTYTYDLAGRMTKEAESGGNTIRLGHFCFACQMTSSVLTSYLLAI; from the coding sequence ATGGTAAAAGAGAACGGTGCAGCTACTGCATCTTACACCTACGATGCAAACGGCAACCGCAAAACCTTAACCAATGCCAACGGAACTGCTGCTGATTATACCTATAACGATGCGAATTTGGTTACCGGATTAACAAACAAAAAAGGGACAGCTATACTCAGTTCATACAGCTATTCCTACAATTTGGATGGTAACCAGAGAACCAAAACAGACCATACCGGCAAAACAACGACATACACCTACGATTTGGCGGGTCGTATGACCAAAGAAGCGGAAAGCGGCGGCAATACAATAAGATTGGGGCATTTTTGTTTTGCCTGCCAAATGACATCATCAGTCTTGACATCATATCTTTTGGCAATATAA
- a CDS encoding ArsR/SmtB family transcription factor, with protein MVDILKALADETRLRIFAQMLKGDMCVCEIEECLGLTQSNASRHLTVLKKAGVLDSYKKAQWAYYKVSESFAIDNEELFAYLKRRLANIPCYQVDCKNYNKCKKSNLCNCIKYK; from the coding sequence GTGGTCGATATATTAAAAGCACTTGCAGATGAAACCAGATTGCGTATATTCGCACAGATGCTGAAGGGCGATATGTGCGTTTGTGAAATTGAAGAGTGCTTAGGATTAACACAGTCTAATGCTTCCAGACATTTAACTGTGTTGAAAAAGGCAGGTGTTTTGGATAGTTACAAGAAAGCGCAATGGGCATATTACAAAGTAAGTGAGTCTTTTGCAATCGACAATGAAGAGTTATTTGCTTATCTGAAAAGAAGACTCGCAAATATTCCGTGTTATCAAGTAGACTGTAAAAACTATAATAAGTGCAAGAAATCAAATTTGTGTAACTGTATAAAATACAAATGA
- a CDS encoding YcxB family protein — translation MIKIDYKLNENDYLMFNEYHLLNSYTGKKSLTTFRMMLPIISLLAILIFFIASADLELILIEVALLFILSIVWIIFSKNMLIISMKKNIKKLTKDGKLPFSEEGTLIFDDDFISDKNSTTESKTRYTSVQKFCITDKAVYIYFSAVQAYIVPFSAFLTETDKQDFINFINQKFKITNYIK, via the coding sequence ATGATTAAAATAGACTACAAGCTTAATGAAAACGATTATTTAATGTTTAATGAATATCATTTATTGAATTCATACACAGGAAAAAAATCTTTAACGACTTTTAGAATGATGTTACCAATTATATCTTTATTGGCAATATTAATTTTTTTTATTGCTAGTGCTGATCTTGAGTTAATACTAATTGAAGTAGCCTTACTATTCATATTATCAATTGTGTGGATAATATTTTCTAAAAATATGCTCATTATCAGCATGAAAAAGAATATTAAAAAACTAACTAAAGACGGAAAGCTCCCTTTTTCCGAAGAAGGGACACTTATATTTGATGATGATTTTATAAGCGATAAAAACTCCACTACTGAGAGTAAAACAAGATATACTAGCGTACAAAAATTCTGTATTACTGACAAGGCTGTTTATATTTATTTTTCAGCAGTTCAGGCATACATTGTTCCTTTTTCAGCTTTTTTAACAGAAACTGACAAACAGGATTTTATCAATTTTATCAATCAAAAATTTAAGATTACTAACTACATTAAATGA
- a CDS encoding ArsR/SmtB family transcription factor, producing the protein MKTSYDVTAEVFKALCDPNRLIVLELLQTGEKCACMLQEELNISQPTLSYHMKVLCDSGIVQSRKEGKWTHYSLSEDGCKNAMKLLQQITAVSPVSKRNSCSCR; encoded by the coding sequence ATGAAGACAAGTTATGATGTGACAGCAGAAGTGTTTAAAGCATTATGCGATCCGAATAGATTAATTGTGTTAGAACTTCTGCAAACAGGCGAAAAATGTGCTTGTATGCTACAGGAAGAACTTAATATCAGTCAGCCAACATTATCCTATCATATGAAAGTTTTGTGCGACTCTGGCATAGTTCAAAGTCGTAAAGAAGGTAAGTGGACTCATTATTCTTTATCAGAAGATGGATGTAAGAATGCAATGAAATTGTTACAACAAATAACAGCAGTATCACCTGTAAGTAAACGTAATAGTTGTTCCTGCCGATAA
- a CDS encoding potassium channel family protein yields the protein MYIIIVGCGRMGSNLAYELSDHGHDVCIIDRSMERLKILGSGFNGKIMNGIEFDSDNLKCVGIEQADVLLAVTSDDNINITVSMVANRIYHVPQVIARVNDPKRKQLYDKLGIHTINPVQLGANLIIDKLDSENCTVVAELDNNYQLLEIEVNHGISQVNVENLQQKYSCNISYIKNKNKCFIPDKDTKLEDGDIIICTVHKKDKEKLLKIFHKEVLVWMPLL from the coding sequence ATGTACATAATTATAGTTGGTTGTGGTAGGATGGGGAGTAATTTAGCATATGAACTATCCGACCATGGACACGATGTTTGCATTATCGACCGTAGTATGGAGCGTTTAAAAATATTAGGCAGTGGCTTTAATGGCAAAATAATGAATGGAATTGAATTTGACAGCGACAATTTGAAATGTGTAGGTATAGAGCAAGCAGACGTTTTGCTTGCCGTAACTTCCGATGACAATATTAATATAACCGTTTCAATGGTTGCAAACAGGATTTATCATGTTCCACAAGTTATAGCAAGAGTGAACGACCCGAAGCGAAAACAATTATACGATAAACTGGGTATTCATACAATCAATCCTGTTCAGCTTGGAGCAAATTTAATTATAGATAAGCTCGATTCTGAAAACTGTACTGTGGTTGCTGAATTGGATAATAATTATCAGCTTCTTGAAATTGAAGTGAATCATGGGATTTCGCAAGTAAATGTCGAAAATCTACAACAAAAATATTCCTGCAATATTTCATATATAAAAAATAAAAATAAGTGCTTTATACCCGATAAAGACACGAAACTTGAAGATGGAGATATCATTATTTGCACCGTACATAAAAAAGATAAAGAAAAGCTTTTGAAGATATTTCATAAGGAGGTACTCGTATGGATGCCATTATTATAG
- a CDS encoding TrkH family potassium uptake protein: MDYNEKAASNIEIISYYSGVIIFGTALLMLIPIFFTIVCLEFAPLIDFIISFCITMLVGILLMIFGRRTQIQNATTLWKHGYIIAAFTWIVLMMLCAIPYRLSGHLQSFLDSCFDVMSGFTTTGLLLTQDLDHLSVGLNMWRHLLTFIGGQGMIVLALSFISNQVSGAYRLYVGEAKDIELVPNVVGTAKIIWKISMVYLAIGTFMLWVTGIIIGLNPITALFHGFYMFASAWSTGGFSPMTQNMMYYHSFAYEIICLIILVLGSFNFGLHYAVWQGNRKEFVKNIETRSFFITSLLSCILILLWLAKSNVYPDAVSDFRRVVFNVLSAHTTTGFTNIYARQFALEWGDIGVLIMAIAMLIGGSACSTAGGFKGLRVAIVFKSIIADIKKLLSSERSIKVYKYHHIKDSVLEDGGVKSSAIIILCYIVLFAVGTIMGIFCGYPLGSSAFEAASVTGNVGLSIGVTSVSMPNILKIYYIIAMYMGRLEFISVFALIGFIIKGVKKLCRKY; the protein is encoded by the coding sequence ATGGATTATAATGAAAAGGCAGCAAGCAATATCGAAATAATAAGCTATTACAGCGGAGTTATTATATTTGGCACTGCTTTATTAATGCTCATTCCAATTTTCTTTACAATTGTTTGTTTAGAATTTGCACCATTAATCGATTTTATAATTAGTTTTTGCATAACAATGCTTGTAGGCATATTATTAATGATTTTTGGCAGGCGGACTCAAATACAAAATGCAACAACTCTATGGAAACACGGCTATATTATAGCTGCATTTACTTGGATTGTTTTGATGATGCTTTGTGCAATTCCGTACAGGCTCAGCGGACATTTGCAATCGTTCCTCGACTCTTGCTTTGATGTAATGAGCGGGTTTACAACCACAGGCTTGCTGTTAACTCAGGATTTAGACCATTTATCCGTTGGTTTAAATATGTGGCGTCATCTGCTGACATTTATAGGCGGGCAGGGGATGATTGTTTTAGCACTTTCGTTTATATCCAATCAGGTAAGCGGCGCATACAGGTTATATGTAGGGGAAGCTAAGGATATTGAACTTGTACCCAATGTGGTAGGAACAGCAAAAATAATTTGGAAAATAAGCATGGTATACCTGGCTATAGGAACTTTTATGCTTTGGGTCACTGGTATTATAATTGGGTTAAACCCTATTACAGCATTATTCCATGGCTTTTATATGTTTGCATCTGCTTGGAGTACTGGCGGATTTTCTCCCATGACTCAAAATATGATGTATTATCATAGCTTTGCATATGAAATTATTTGCCTGATAATTTTGGTTCTTGGCTCGTTTAACTTTGGGCTTCATTATGCTGTTTGGCAGGGCAACAGAAAAGAATTTGTTAAAAATATTGAAACTCGCAGCTTTTTTATAACATCTTTGTTGTCATGCATACTCATTCTATTATGGCTGGCGAAATCAAACGTTTATCCTGATGCAGTTTCCGATTTTAGGAGAGTGGTATTCAATGTTCTATCTGCCCATACAACTACAGGTTTTACCAATATTTATGCAAGGCAATTCGCACTTGAATGGGGAGATATCGGGGTATTGATTATGGCGATAGCAATGCTGATTGGTGGTTCGGCGTGCTCAACCGCAGGCGGATTTAAAGGGCTGAGAGTGGCAATCGTGTTTAAATCCATCATTGCCGATATTAAAAAACTTCTTTCTTCTGAACGCAGCATAAAAGTTTACAAATATCACCATATTAAAGATTCTGTTTTAGAAGACGGCGGCGTGAAGTCTTCGGCAATCATTATACTTTGCTACATAGTGCTGTTTGCTGTGGGAACAATTATGGGAATTTTCTGTGGATATCCCTTGGGTAGTTCTGCGTTTGAAGCCGCATCTGTTACTGGTAATGTAGGCTTATCCATTGGCGTAACATCTGTATCAATGCCCAATATACTAAAAATATATTATATCATTGCAATGTATATGGGAAGATTGGAGTTTATTTCGGTATTTGCTTTAATAGGATTTATCATAAAAGGGGTTAAGAAACTATGCAGAAAATACTAA